Part of the Pseudomonas sp. ADAK13 genome is shown below.
GGCTCCCGCCGCCTGGATCGAGGCGCTAGCGCGGGTGATCCAGGCGCAGCACATCGATTTGCTACTGCCCACCTGCGAGGAAGTGTTTTACCTGGCTCACGGTCTCGCACGCCTGGCGCCGCTGTGCCGGATATTGACCAGCGATTTTGCCTTGCTGCATCGCTTGCATCACAAGGGGCGCTTTGCCGCCATGACCGAGGGGTGGGCGTTGGCGGCGCCTGAAACCCGGCTGTTGACCGATCGCCCGGCGGTGCAGGCATTGATGGATGAAGCAGGCCAGTGGGTGTTCAAGCCGGCTTATTCGCGTTTTGCCTCCCAGACGTTGATTCGTCCGTATGCCGGGCAACTGGTCAAGGTACAGCCCAGTGAAGCGGCGCCGTGGGTGGCGCAGCGGTTTATCGAGGGCCGGGAATACTGCAGCTTCAGCGTGTTGATCGACGGTGAGTTGCGCGCCCACAGCTGCTACCACCCGCGCTACCGGGTGGGGCGTGGGTCGGGGATTTATTTCGAGCCTTGTATGCCAGTGCCAGTGCGCCAGTTTCTAGAACAATTCGGTCGCGAAACGGGCTACACCGGGCAGGTCGGCTTCGACTTTATCGAAGAGTCGGGCGGACATTTTC
Proteins encoded:
- a CDS encoding ATP-grasp domain-containing protein — translated: MHVLILGARAPACLEWARAFDEAGWTVSVGDSVSQPLSRFSCSVQHFVRLPEPRQAPAAWIEALARVIQAQHIDLLLPTCEEVFYLAHGLARLAPLCRILTSDFALLHRLHHKGRFAAMTEGWALAAPETRLLTDRPAVQALMDEAGQWVFKPAYSRFASQTLIRPYAGQLVKVQPSEAAPWVAQRFIEGREYCSFSVLIDGELRAHSCYHPRYRVGRGSGIYFEPCMPVPVRQFLEQFGRETGYTGQVGFDFIEESGGHFHVLECNPRATSGVHLFDNQRKQLVASLTGSGVLEPTCEPRMIALAMLLLAAPQRVLNAGFWRDYSDARDVITRQGDFWPLPAQLLSLAEIIARAASRRCGLLAASTADIEWNGQPLSEYLP